The following coding sequences are from one Formosa haliotis window:
- a CDS encoding TPM domain-containing protein, with product MQKIKNTWLITCCCIAFCISQIVTAQFDIPAKPDFQTSVYDYINLLTPSEKSALENKLVKYSDTTSTQIVIAIISTTKGENIGLLTPKWAQEWGIGQAKEDNGVFVLLAKDDRKIHISPGYGVEHKLTAGIVGEMTRNVIIPEFINGNFYQGLDKGTDAIFQLLMGEYQGSRQNAEPEGFPPELIFMFIMFVILMIAISRNKRGGGGGGSGSNRRPTSILDAIILSNMGRGTYGGGFGSGGGGFGGGGFGGGGGFGGGFGGGGFSGGGAGGSW from the coding sequence TTGCAAAAAATTAAAAACACTTGGCTAATTACTTGTTGCTGTATTGCGTTTTGTATATCACAAATCGTTACAGCACAATTCGACATTCCTGCTAAACCAGATTTTCAAACCAGTGTTTACGATTATATAAACTTATTAACTCCTTCAGAAAAAAGCGCCTTAGAAAACAAGCTTGTAAAATATTCAGACACTACATCTACCCAAATTGTAATTGCCATTATTTCTACTACTAAAGGAGAAAATATTGGCCTATTAACCCCTAAATGGGCACAAGAATGGGGTATTGGTCAAGCCAAAGAAGACAATGGTGTTTTTGTATTGTTAGCGAAAGACGACCGTAAAATCCATATCTCCCCAGGTTATGGTGTAGAACACAAACTTACTGCCGGAATTGTAGGAGAAATGACACGTAATGTTATAATTCCAGAATTTATAAACGGTAATTTCTACCAAGGTTTAGACAAAGGAACCGATGCTATTTTTCAACTCTTAATGGGTGAATATCAAGGCAGCAGACAAAATGCAGAACCAGAAGGTTTTCCACCCGAACTAATCTTTATGTTTATCATGTTTGTTATTCTCATGATTGCCATTTCTAGAAACAAACGCGGTGGCGGAGGCGGTGGCAGCGGCAGTAACCGCAGACCAACAAGTATTCTCGATGCCATTATTTTAAGTAATATGGGCCGCGGAACCTATGGCGGTGGCTTTGGATCTGGCGGAGGCGGCTTCGGTGGAGGTGGCTTCGGCGGTGGCGGAGGTTTTGGTGGTGGCTTCGGTGGCGGTGGCTTCAGTGGGGGTGGTGCCGGTGGAAGCTGGTAA
- a CDS encoding LemA family protein, with protein MKKWLIPVIILAVIAFGLYKWGVGFNNTAVKLNENVSEAWGNVQTSYQRRNDLIGNLVNTVKGAADFERTTLNEVIEARAKATSTTIDPSNITPEQLKQFNEVQGGLSSSLSKLLVSVERYPELKANQNFLKLQDELTSTENTIQTARVRYNEAIKPYNNHIKTFPNSLLAGLLHFESKPYFDAEAGAERPVDVDFDFNNK; from the coding sequence ATGAAAAAATGGTTAATTCCTGTAATTATCCTTGCGGTAATTGCATTTGGACTTTACAAATGGGGTGTTGGCTTTAACAACACAGCAGTTAAATTAAACGAAAATGTAAGTGAAGCATGGGGTAATGTACAAACCTCTTACCAACGTAGAAACGATCTTATTGGAAACCTTGTAAATACCGTTAAAGGTGCTGCAGATTTCGAGAGAACAACACTTAACGAAGTTATAGAAGCTCGTGCAAAAGCAACCTCAACCACTATAGATCCTTCTAATATTACACCAGAACAATTAAAGCAATTTAATGAAGTACAAGGCGGATTAAGTAGTTCGTTATCTAAATTATTAGTATCTGTAGAACGTTATCCTGAATTAAAAGCCAATCAGAATTTCTTAAAATTACAAGACGAATTAACAAGCACCGAAAATACCATTCAAACCGCACGTGTACGTTATAATGAAGCGATAAAACCATACAATAATCATATTAAAACATTCCCGAACTCACTATTAGCAGGACTGTTACATTTTGAATCTAAACCATACTTCGATGCTGAAGCTGGTGCAGAACGACCTGTAGATGTTGATTTCGATTTCAATAACAAATAA
- the era gene encoding GTPase Era: MNHKAGFVNIIGNPNVGKSTLMNAFVGEKLSIITSKAQTTRHRILGIVNGDDFQVILSDTPGIIKPAYELQSSMMDFVKSAFEDADVLVYMVEIGETELKDEAFFNKITTAKIPVLLLLNKIDKSDQEQLEAQVGLWSRKVPNAEIFPISALEGFNVSEVFNRIIELLPDSPPFYPKDQLTDKPERFFINETIREKILMHYKKEIPYAVEVDTEEFFEEEQIIRVRSVIMVERETQKGIIIGHKGAALKRVGVEARKDLEKFFGKQIHLELYVKVNKNWRSNSQQLRRFGYNQK; the protein is encoded by the coding sequence ATGAATCATAAAGCCGGTTTTGTAAATATTATAGGAAATCCAAATGTTGGAAAATCTACATTAATGAATGCTTTTGTGGGTGAAAAATTATCGATCATAACCTCTAAGGCACAAACTACGCGTCACCGTATTTTAGGTATTGTGAATGGCGACGATTTTCAGGTGATCCTCTCTGATACTCCTGGAATTATTAAACCCGCTTACGAGCTACAATCGTCTATGATGGATTTTGTAAAATCTGCCTTCGAAGATGCCGATGTCTTGGTTTATATGGTTGAAATTGGTGAAACAGAACTTAAAGATGAAGCCTTTTTTAACAAGATTACTACGGCTAAAATCCCTGTATTATTGCTGTTAAATAAAATAGATAAATCCGACCAAGAGCAGTTAGAAGCTCAAGTTGGCTTGTGGAGTAGAAAAGTGCCTAATGCCGAAATTTTTCCAATTTCTGCTTTAGAAGGTTTTAATGTGTCTGAAGTATTCAATCGTATCATTGAATTGCTTCCAGATTCACCACCATTTTATCCAAAAGATCAGTTAACCGATAAACCAGAGCGATTTTTTATAAATGAAACCATTCGTGAAAAAATATTAATGCATTACAAGAAAGAAATTCCGTATGCGGTAGAGGTTGATACCGAGGAGTTTTTTGAAGAAGAGCAAATTATTCGTGTTCGTTCTGTAATTATGGTCGAGCGAGAAACCCAAAAGGGAATTATTATTGGTCATAAAGGAGCTGCTTTAAAACGTGTAGGCGTAGAGGCGAGAAAAGATTTAGAAAAATTCTTTGGAAAGCAAATTCATCTAGAATTATACGTAAAAGTGAATAAAAATTGGCGTTCCAATTCGCAGCAATTGCGTCGTTTCGGGTATAATCAGAAATAA
- a CDS encoding VF530 family DNA-binding protein, protein MDSQPNNPLHGVKLEQILVALEAHYGWEYMGYNINIRCFNDNPSIKSSLKFLRRTPWARTKVEQMYLNMISKK, encoded by the coding sequence ATGGATAGTCAGCCAAATAATCCGTTACATGGCGTAAAATTAGAACAGATTTTAGTAGCGTTAGAAGCGCATTACGGTTGGGAATATATGGGGTATAACATTAATATTCGTTGTTTTAACGATAACCCGTCTATTAAATCGAGTTTAAAGTTTTTACGACGCACGCCGTGGGCAAGGACTAAAGTTGAACAGATGTATTTAAATATGATTTCTAAAAAATAA
- a CDS encoding TPM domain-containing protein translates to MDSKVERFLTKDEEDEIVEAIRVAESHTSGEIRIHIEKTASIDVYERAMEVFHVLKMDNTKLQNGVLIYVAVEDKTFVIYGDKGINDVVEADFWDTTKDVIQSYFKQGKFKDGLVEGVLRAGKELQANFPWDASDINELPNDISKG, encoded by the coding sequence ATGGACTCTAAAGTAGAAAGATTTCTTACTAAAGACGAAGAAGACGAGATCGTTGAAGCTATTCGTGTGGCCGAGAGTCACACCTCTGGCGAGATCCGTATCCATATTGAAAAAACAGCTTCCATAGACGTTTACGAACGGGCTATGGAAGTTTTTCATGTTTTAAAAATGGATAATACCAAACTCCAAAATGGGGTTTTAATTTATGTTGCTGTAGAAGACAAAACCTTTGTTATTTATGGCGATAAAGGTATTAACGACGTTGTAGAGGCAGATTTCTGGGACACGACCAAAGATGTTATTCAATCATATTTTAAACAAGGTAAATTTAAAGACGGCCTTGTTGAAGGTGTTTTAAGAGCAGGGAAAGAACTTCAAGCGAATTTCCCTTGGGACGCCTCAGACATTAACGAATTACCTAACGACATTTCAAAAGGATAA
- a CDS encoding GTP-binding protein: protein MILDNDIILRPRFNIDLPQHNEEVLSVFEALKNTQNEFIVSRIDDHVFIRIPKHKQHFWSPQLHLEVNEKEDGSCRLHGLFGPNPTVWTLFMFLHFIVAMLFTGFGIWAYSNWALETSYGIQIGVCIAMVVLWFALYFIGRAGRYKGKKDMIALQQFMKSALNL from the coding sequence ATGATATTAGATAACGACATTATTCTTCGCCCGAGATTTAACATAGACTTACCCCAACATAACGAGGAGGTTTTATCGGTTTTTGAAGCCCTTAAAAATACACAGAACGAGTTTATAGTGTCGCGTATAGACGATCATGTTTTTATTCGGATTCCGAAGCATAAACAGCACTTCTGGTCGCCACAATTACATCTTGAAGTTAACGAAAAAGAAGATGGATCTTGCAGGCTACACGGGCTTTTCGGACCAAACCCAACAGTATGGACGCTCTTTATGTTTCTCCATTTTATCGTGGCCATGCTTTTTACCGGCTTCGGGATTTGGGCCTATTCCAATTGGGCATTAGAGACCTCATACGGCATACAAATAGGTGTTTGTATAGCCATGGTTGTACTTTGGTTTGCCTTGTATTTTATTGGACGAGCTGGGCGTTATAAAGGAAAAAAAGATATGATAGCTCTACAACAATTTATGAAAAGCGCTCTTAATTTATAA
- a CDS encoding MerR family transcriptional regulator: MHIDLPEKRYYGIGEVAKAFDVNASLIRFWEKEFDVLKPKKNAKGNRKFTPEDIKNLKLIFHLVKERGFTLDGAKTHLKEEKKKTLTNFDIIDKLEDIKNQLIRIKNQL, encoded by the coding sequence ATGCATATAGATTTACCCGAAAAACGATACTATGGAATTGGCGAAGTCGCCAAAGCTTTCGATGTTAATGCGTCTTTAATCCGTTTTTGGGAAAAAGAATTCGATGTGCTTAAACCCAAAAAGAATGCTAAAGGCAACCGAAAATTTACGCCCGAAGACATAAAAAACTTAAAATTAATCTTTCATCTTGTAAAAGAACGAGGATTTACGCTTGATGGCGCAAAAACACATTTAAAAGAAGAAAAAAAGAAAACTTTAACTAACTTTGATATTATCGATAAGTTAGAAGACATAAAAAATCAACTCATCAGAATTAAAAATCAACTTTAA
- the der gene encoding ribosome biogenesis GTPase Der: protein MSNIVAIVGRPNVGKSTFFNRLIQRREAIVDAVSGVTRDRHYGKSDWNGKEFSLIDTGGYVKGSDDVFEAEIDKQVVLAIEEADAIIFMVDVESGVTGMDEDVAKLLRKVTKPVFLVVNKVDNGKRAEDAVEFYSLGLGEYYTVASINGSGTGDLLDALVEALPEKEEEEDEEALPRFAVVGRPNAGKSSFINALIGEERYIVTDIAGTTRDSIDTRYNRFGFEFNLVDTAGIRRKSKVKEDLEFYSVMRSVRAIEHSDVCIIVLDATRGFDGQVQNIFWLAERNRKGIVVLVNKWDLIEKETNSAKEYERQIRREMEPFTDVPIVFISVLNKQRIFKAIETAVEVYKNRSKKIKTSVLNEVMLPIIENYPPPAYKAKYVKIKFITQLPTPQPQFAFFCNLPQYVKESYKRFLENKLREHFDFNGVPVSVYMRKK, encoded by the coding sequence ATGAGTAATATAGTAGCCATAGTAGGAAGACCAAATGTTGGAAAGTCAACATTTTTCAATCGTTTAATACAACGAAGAGAAGCCATTGTAGATGCAGTTAGTGGGGTTACTCGCGATAGACATTACGGAAAGAGCGACTGGAACGGAAAAGAATTTTCTTTAATCGATACCGGCGGATATGTAAAAGGAAGCGATGATGTTTTTGAAGCAGAGATCGATAAACAAGTAGTTTTAGCCATAGAAGAAGCCGATGCCATTATTTTTATGGTCGATGTAGAATCTGGGGTTACCGGCATGGATGAAGACGTAGCGAAGTTATTAAGAAAAGTAACGAAGCCAGTTTTCTTGGTGGTAAATAAAGTAGATAACGGAAAACGTGCCGAGGATGCTGTAGAGTTTTACTCTTTAGGTCTGGGCGAATATTATACGGTAGCAAGTATAAATGGTAGTGGAACGGGAGATTTATTAGATGCCTTAGTTGAAGCTTTGCCAGAAAAAGAGGAGGAAGAAGATGAAGAAGCTTTACCTCGTTTTGCGGTTGTTGGCCGTCCAAATGCAGGGAAGTCATCATTTATTAACGCTTTAATAGGTGAAGAGCGCTATATAGTTACAGATATTGCAGGTACAACACGAGATTCTATAGATACGAGGTATAACCGTTTTGGATTTGAATTTAACTTGGTAGATACGGCTGGAATCCGTAGAAAATCTAAAGTTAAGGAAGATTTAGAATTTTACTCTGTAATGCGTAGTGTACGTGCCATAGAGCATAGCGATGTTTGTATAATAGTGTTAGATGCCACAAGAGGTTTCGACGGACAGGTACAAAATATTTTTTGGTTAGCAGAACGCAATAGAAAAGGTATAGTTGTGCTTGTAAATAAATGGGATTTGATAGAAAAAGAAACCAATTCTGCTAAAGAATACGAAAGACAAATTCGTCGCGAAATGGAACCTTTTACCGATGTGCCTATTGTATTTATTTCGGTATTAAATAAACAACGTATTTTTAAAGCTATAGAAACAGCTGTTGAGGTTTACAAAAACAGAAGCAAAAAAATTAAAACTAGTGTTTTAAACGAAGTGATGTTGCCTATTATAGAAAATTATCCACCACCGGCGTATAAGGCAAAATATGTAAAAATTAAGTTTATTACGCAGTTACCAACACCACAGCCGCAATTTGCATTTTTCTGTAATTTGCCTCAGTATGTAAAAGAATCTTATAAACGATTTTTAGAAAATAAATTACGTGAACATTTCGATTTTAACGGTGTTCCTGTAAGCGTATATATGCGAAAGAAATAG
- a CDS encoding DEAD/DEAH box helicase, giving the protein MSFNSLGLSDALLKAINKKGYNTPSPIQAKAIPPILEGKDVLASAQTGTGKTAGFTLPLLQILTEGTTKRQRPVRALILTPTRELAAQIFENVKEYSEFIDIRSAVIFGGVNQRPQEAQIRRGVDVLVATPGRLLDLCSQNILSLSSVEIFVLDEADRMLDMGFLRDIERVIKLIPKKRQNLMFSATFSKDIKKLANGILSHPVSVEATPENTTVEVIQQKVYRVAKAKKTGLIIKLISEGNWQQVLVFTRTKHGANNLTKKMISAGITAAAIHGNKSQGARTKALSGFKDGSIRVMVATDIAARGLDIPLLPHVINFEIPNISEDYVHRIGRTGRAGASGEAISLVSADETTFLRDIQKLIGLQIPVEIVEGFEPDPNASTEPIKQGGGGSRNRNSRPGGGSKGNKKSSTKGGASSSSRSRSRDRRK; this is encoded by the coding sequence ATGTCATTTAATTCACTAGGCTTATCTGATGCCTTATTGAAAGCAATCAATAAAAAAGGATACAACACGCCATCACCAATTCAAGCAAAAGCAATCCCACCCATTTTAGAAGGGAAAGATGTTTTGGCATCGGCGCAAACAGGTACCGGTAAAACCGCGGGTTTTACACTACCATTACTTCAAATTTTAACAGAAGGAACCACAAAAAGACAGCGTCCAGTACGCGCTTTAATATTAACGCCAACTCGAGAATTGGCGGCTCAAATTTTTGAAAACGTTAAAGAATATAGCGAATTTATAGATATCAGATCGGCAGTTATTTTTGGAGGTGTTAATCAGCGTCCTCAAGAAGCCCAAATTAGACGAGGTGTCGATGTGTTGGTAGCAACACCAGGCCGATTATTAGATTTGTGTAGCCAAAACATATTGTCTTTATCGAGTGTAGAGATTTTTGTGTTAGACGAAGCAGACCGTATGTTAGACATGGGATTTCTTCGCGATATAGAACGTGTTATAAAGTTAATTCCGAAGAAACGTCAGAATTTAATGTTCTCGGCAACCTTTTCAAAAGATATTAAAAAGTTAGCGAACGGCATCTTATCTCATCCAGTTTCTGTTGAGGCGACTCCAGAAAACACAACGGTTGAGGTTATTCAGCAAAAAGTGTATCGGGTTGCTAAAGCCAAGAAAACCGGATTAATTATTAAATTAATATCGGAAGGTAATTGGCAACAGGTTTTGGTGTTTACACGTACAAAACACGGTGCGAACAACTTAACCAAAAAAATGATTTCTGCAGGTATTACTGCAGCAGCCATTCATGGCAATAAAAGTCAAGGTGCGCGTACAAAAGCCTTAAGTGGGTTTAAAGATGGAAGTATACGGGTTATGGTTGCTACAGATATTGCAGCTCGTGGTTTAGATATTCCATTGTTGCCACATGTTATAAACTTCGAAATTCCGAATATTTCTGAAGATTATGTACACCGTATAGGTAGAACCGGGAGAGCTGGAGCTAGTGGGGAAGCCATTTCATTAGTAAGTGCAGACGAAACCACGTTTTTAAGAGATATTCAAAAACTAATTGGATTACAAATTCCAGTTGAAATTGTAGAAGGTTTCGAACCAGATCCTAACGCCTCTACCGAGCCTATTAAACAAGGCGGCGGCGGTTCTAGAAATAGAAACTCTAGACCAGGCGGTGGTAGTAAAGGCAATAAAAAAAGCTCAACTAAAGGAGGAGCATCTAGTTCTAGTAGAAGTAGATCGCGAGATAGAAGAAAATAA
- a CDS encoding outer membrane beta-barrel protein — MRYFFTLLFVLTSIYVQAQSKHFQISGTLMASDVNEPLEAATVYLQRIQDSTLVAYGITDAKGNFEIEGKTADPQLNIFMSYLGYKTYAKVIEIASDPIHLQTMRLETEDNTLQEVIIKAAAPITFKKDTLEYNVKSFKTKKDANVEDVLKVLPGVEIDEDGIITVNGVEVDNVLVNGKSFFGDDPSIATKNLTKDIIKKIQIVDTKTKAQAFAGETGDQENKTINLTIEEDKNKGHFGRVSAAGGTDNRYETSGIYNRFNDTKRVSVLAGTNNINAPGFSNAELNDTFGGRGSRDYGSGSGNGIITSKNVGANYTSSPSKHKEFNADYFYARSDSDQENKTDKEIFLPDSKYYTSSVSTNLKTNQSHKANIYYETDLDSTLLLTIRPRFQANESESRYLSDEKSFNEEKVLSNQSISQINSNSESQQFSTDLGATKRIGKKGSYVRFNLGANVSNSDSDKYLKSQTNYFGDSPSDEVRNQHEDGKQSGQEISSSLRFRLPLIENKLTLDLEYDYQSNLSKSKLFTYDFDDSTNEYSDFNFDQSTDFENENIVATPEVELRYRGDKWYFRTEVGYDFIELSSKDALRPELNFSQDFTQIKLGTTLGYRVRSKMEMRLQYRLRNQAPSISQLQPYVDISNPLHIVMGNPALEMTQNHRIHARYNSTNYNKGFGFFGFVNLNVLDNNVVQKSVIDEDYVKTTTYVNVDGSYNLSMMMNASKKVKLDSISNIKFIVGLRPSLNRSVNFNNDVQYTNTVRALGPTVGAVYEISDIVEVETYYSAQFSRANYSIDSFDDNAFTIHNLRINTATYLPKGLEWRNNINFNYNSNISDGFQKSAWFWNSTLSYSVLNDTGYVTLKAYDLLNQNTNARRIVNQDYIQDSESNVLQQYFLLGFSWKFNSLGAKS; from the coding sequence ATGAGATATTTCTTTACGTTGTTATTTGTACTTACTTCAATATATGTACAAGCACAATCTAAACATTTTCAAATTTCAGGAACCTTAATGGCTTCCGATGTGAATGAACCCCTAGAGGCGGCAACCGTATATTTGCAACGTATTCAGGATAGTACGTTAGTCGCGTATGGCATTACAGATGCTAAGGGAAATTTTGAAATAGAGGGAAAAACAGCAGACCCTCAGCTTAATATATTTATGTCTTATTTAGGCTATAAAACCTATGCTAAAGTTATCGAAATTGCTTCCGATCCTATCCACTTACAAACCATGCGACTAGAAACGGAAGACAATACTTTACAAGAAGTTATTATTAAAGCGGCGGCTCCAATTACGTTTAAAAAAGATACTTTGGAATACAATGTCAAATCGTTTAAAACTAAAAAGGATGCCAATGTAGAGGATGTTTTAAAAGTACTTCCGGGAGTTGAGATTGATGAAGATGGTATAATTACAGTAAACGGAGTGGAAGTTGATAATGTATTGGTTAACGGAAAATCTTTTTTTGGAGACGACCCAAGTATTGCAACAAAAAATCTAACCAAAGATATCATAAAGAAAATTCAGATTGTAGATACCAAAACTAAAGCGCAAGCTTTTGCTGGCGAAACTGGCGATCAAGAAAATAAAACCATAAACCTAACTATAGAAGAGGATAAAAACAAAGGGCATTTTGGCCGAGTTTCCGCAGCTGGAGGTACCGATAATAGGTATGAAACCTCTGGTATTTATAATCGATTTAACGATACTAAACGTGTAAGCGTCCTAGCCGGAACCAATAACATTAATGCGCCAGGGTTTAGCAATGCCGAGTTAAACGATACTTTTGGAGGTCGTGGTAGTAGAGACTATGGAAGTGGCAGTGGTAACGGGATAATCACCTCTAAAAATGTGGGTGCTAATTATACGAGTTCGCCTTCAAAGCATAAAGAATTTAATGCCGACTATTTTTACGCACGAAGTGATTCAGATCAAGAAAACAAAACCGATAAAGAAATCTTTCTTCCAGACTCTAAATATTACACGTCGTCGGTGTCTACAAATTTAAAAACCAATCAGAGTCACAAGGCGAATATCTATTATGAAACCGATTTAGACTCTACTTTGTTGCTTACTATTAGGCCACGTTTTCAAGCAAATGAAAGCGAAAGTAGATATTTAAGCGACGAGAAATCGTTTAATGAAGAGAAAGTATTAAGCAATCAATCTATTAGTCAGATAAACAGCAATTCTGAATCGCAACAATTTTCTACAGATTTGGGCGCTACCAAGCGTATAGGTAAAAAAGGAAGTTATGTGCGATTTAATTTAGGTGCTAATGTATCAAATAGTGATTCTGACAAGTATTTAAAGTCTCAGACCAATTATTTTGGAGATTCTCCAAGTGATGAGGTTAGAAATCAACATGAAGATGGGAAACAATCTGGGCAGGAAATAAGTTCTTCTCTGCGGTTTCGATTACCGCTTATAGAAAATAAGTTGACTTTAGATTTGGAATACGATTACCAGTCTAATTTGTCTAAAAGTAAGTTGTTTACTTATGATTTTGATGACTCTACAAATGAATATTCCGATTTTAATTTTGATCAAAGTACAGATTTTGAAAACGAAAACATAGTAGCTACCCCAGAAGTAGAATTGCGATATCGCGGCGATAAATGGTATTTTAGAACAGAAGTAGGCTACGATTTTATCGAATTGTCTTCTAAAGATGCCTTAAGGCCAGAACTTAACTTTAGTCAAGATTTTACTCAAATAAAATTAGGAACGACGCTTGGTTACCGTGTGCGTTCTAAAATGGAAATGCGCTTACAATACCGTTTAAGAAATCAGGCACCAAGTATTTCTCAATTACAACCCTATGTTGACATTAGTAATCCGTTACATATTGTTATGGGTAATCCAGCCTTAGAAATGACGCAAAACCATCGTATACATGCGCGTTACAACAGTACGAATTATAATAAAGGGTTTGGTTTTTTTGGTTTTGTAAATTTAAATGTATTAGATAATAACGTGGTGCAAAAATCTGTAATCGATGAAGATTATGTAAAAACCACCACCTATGTAAATGTAGATGGTAGCTATAATTTAAGCATGATGATGAATGCTTCTAAAAAGGTGAAATTAGATTCTATTTCTAATATTAAATTTATAGTGGGGTTACGTCCGTCGTTAAATAGAAGTGTCAATTTTAATAACGATGTGCAGTATACCAATACCGTAAGAGCATTAGGGCCAACAGTGGGTGCGGTATACGAGATATCTGATATTGTTGAGGTAGAAACTTATTATTCTGCGCAGTTTTCTAGAGCTAATTACAGTATAGATAGTTTTGACGATAATGCGTTTACTATTCATAATTTGCGAATAAATACAGCAACATATCTACCCAAAGGTCTTGAGTGGCGAAATAATATCAATTTTAATTACAACTCCAATATTTCCGATGGTTTTCAAAAGAGTGCTTGGTTTTGGAATAGTACCTTGTCGTATTCAGTGTTAAATGACACCGGTTATGTAACGCTAAAGGCTTACGATTTGTTAAATCAGAACACAAATGCGCGTCGTATTGTAAATCAAGATTATATTCAGGATAGCGAGAGTAATGTCTTGCAACAATATTTCCTGTTGGGCTTTAGTTGGAAATTTAATAGTCTTGGTGCCAAAAGCTAG
- a CDS encoding mechanosensitive ion channel family protein, whose amino-acid sequence MKKHLPLIISIAIILFVLSIDPLSKFLTRTTSIDFSILASQQQNLLIAASAYLSIVLLHKLKTNFLKRYDITKEDNLHSRKIYTQFNILEKVIIFIIIILAIGMILLSFEGIRKIGVGLFASAGVAGIILGLSAQKVVGALLAGIQIAITQPFRIDDAVVVENEWGWIEEINLTYVVVRLWDKRRLVLPSSYFLEKPFQNWTRNNADIMGTIFLYTDYSIPFDDLRNELTRLLNATDLWDKKVNVLQVTDCTETTVEIRILVSAKNSPIAWDLRVLIREKMIAFIQKNYPDSLPRTRIVIDKNANTEMAMPLA is encoded by the coding sequence ATGAAAAAACATCTGCCCTTAATAATAAGCATTGCTATTATTCTATTTGTACTAAGCATAGACCCCTTAAGTAAATTCTTAACGCGAACCACAAGTATCGATTTTTCCATCTTAGCATCGCAACAACAAAACCTGCTTATCGCAGCTTCTGCGTATTTAAGTATAGTACTACTACATAAATTGAAGACCAATTTTTTGAAGCGTTACGATATTACTAAAGAAGATAATTTGCATTCTCGGAAAATTTATACCCAATTTAATATTCTAGAAAAGGTCATCATTTTCATTATAATTATTTTGGCTATCGGAATGATTTTGTTGTCGTTTGAAGGTATCAGAAAAATTGGAGTCGGCCTTTTTGCATCTGCCGGAGTTGCGGGTATTATATTGGGGTTATCCGCTCAAAAAGTAGTTGGCGCCCTGCTAGCGGGAATTCAAATAGCCATAACGCAGCCCTTTAGAATAGATGATGCTGTAGTTGTTGAAAATGAATGGGGATGGATAGAAGAAATTAATTTAACCTATGTCGTAGTCCGTCTTTGGGACAAAAGACGATTGGTGTTACCTTCCTCCTATTTCCTTGAAAAACCATTTCAAAACTGGACACGAAACAACGCCGATATTATGGGAACCATATTTCTGTATACCGATTATTCTATTCCGTTTGATGACTTAAGAAACGAATTAACTCGCCTCTTGAATGCTACAGATTTATGGGACAAAAAAGTTAATGTGTTACAGGTAACCGATTGTACTGAAACTACCGTAGAAATAAGAATACTTGTAAGTGCAAAAAACTCGCCTATAGCCTGGGATTTAAGGGTGCTTATTCGCGAAAAGATGATTGCGTTTATTCAGAAAAATTATCCAGATAGTCTACCAAGAACACGAATTGTAATTGATAAGAATGCTAATACCGAAATGGCTATGCCCTTAGCATAA